The genomic window AGAATTCGGGACCGCCATTAAATTGAATGCGGGCGGGGTTGTATTGGGTGGCGATCGCCTGTTCTAACTCGGCTTCTGAAAGTAAATCCAGTTCTAAAAATACCGTTAATTCTTCTCGGGAAATGTTCCATTCTTGATCGCGACCCCGCAAGATACCGCGCTCAATTAAAGCGACCCGCCAGCCTTTTATCGCTAAAGCCGCCCCGATAAAAATTCCTAACGTGCCACCACAGACTAAAATATCCCAGTCCAAGTGGTTGAGAGGTTGTGACTGTTCGCTAATCACCGAGGGAATCACTTGGGGATTTTTTTTAAGGGATTGCCAAAGGCGATCGCTGCGATGGAGTCCTGTGAGAGCATCACCGGGTAGTTGAGAGAGTATGCGTTCAGTCAGGGTCATGGTTTAAACTCAAATTGCGACTCAACAAAGGGGTAAGCGGATGTAAAATGTTGTTCCTTTTCCAGCTTGAGATTCAAAGGTAATATCGCCCCCATGTGCTTCCACAATCGAAAGAGCGATCGCCGTTCCCAGTCCCGTTCCCCCGCGCTTTCCGTAGGTGACAAAGGGATCAAATAATCGGCTTTGAATGGCTTCGGGAATGCCCGGTCCGCTGTCAGAAATTTTGATCAGGGCATCCTGGCCCAGCTTGGCGGCGATCAGGACAATTTGTCCCCCCTGCTCATCTAAGGCTTCTACCGCATTTCCGACTAAGTTCTGCCAGACGCGCATCAGTTTATTTTCATCACCATTCAAAATAATATTATCACATCGCAGAATAAAATTGATATTATGTTGATTCCAATAAATAAAGTTGAGTCGTTGAAATTTTTCGAGACTTTCCCCTAAATTAAATGTTTTTTGGTTTAAAGTGGCCTTGCCCCGAGTGAATTCTAAAATTTCCTCAGTCATGACTACCATTTGAGTAATTTGAGCCTGAATTAAATTGCACCATTCCTGAGTCTCTTCATCTTGATGCAAATCTTTTAACATGGAATTAGCTAGAGAAATCCCAGTGAAAGGACTTTTTAAATCATGAATAATAGTATTCGCCATCTCTCCCACAGCCATCATTTTATGTTTGTGAACCATTTGATTCACATATTGTTCAGTCGTCAGACGCAGATAATGGATAATATGGTGAAATAATTGCAATACCACCTTTCCCGGAGAGCGTTCCAAAATATCCATCAAGCGATCGCGCGGAATCTTAGCAATGGTTGCGGAAGTACAAGTCACAGCTCTAGCACTGCGCGGTTGTCCATCTAAAACACCAAACTCGCCAAAAAAGTCATTTTCCTCAGCCCAGGCGACATTCTGATATTGGCCTAATCCTCCTCGTTTGCTAAATTCAATTTTGCCGTCTAAAACGAGATATAAAGCATCAGGTTTTTCGTTTTCTTCAAAAATAACCGTACCTGGGGGAAATTTTTCTATAGTCGCACTGTGGCACAATTCGGGTCTTTGGTCAGGGAGAAAATATGAAATAAATCGATGCGATTCCAAATCCATGTTAAGTTACCTGCATCGGGAATAGACTAGGGGGGTTGACTCTATCCTACGAAAGTTTAGGGATGGGGTAAATGGCTCTAAAAAAAGTTTTTAGGATGGTGCAGCGCTTTTTCCTTTTTCCAGAGGAACCCCGGGGGGACAAGAGAGACGATCGCGAAAGGTATTATTGTCCTAAAGCTAACACAGCATTCTGTCCGCCAAAGCCAAAACTAAAACAGAGGGTGTGTTCTACCGGGGTGGGACGCGATCGCCGCACGAAATCCAGGTCAAATTCCGGGACAGTCAACCCCACACAAGAGGGTAAACAGCGATCGCGCATCGCCAGGAGACAAAAGGCCGCACCCAAAGCCCCAGAAGCGCCTAAACTATGACCTGTAGCTCCTTTGGTCGAACTTACGGGCACCGATTGGGGAAAGAGGGAGGCAATTAATTTGGCTTCCGTGCAGTCGTTGAGGTGGGTGCTAGTGCCATGAGCGTGAATATAGTCAATTTCTGAAGGGTGCAACTGCGATCGCCTCAGACACTGCTCGACAGCAGCGATCGCCGCTGTTGCATCCTCATCCGGCGCATTGGCATAGCGCGCATCATTGGTAATCCCAAAACCGAGAATTTTGCCATAAATTTTCTTAGCCCCACGGTGGTGAGCGAAATCCGCTGATTCTAGGACAAAAACGGCGGCGGCTTCACCCAAGACTAACCCTTCCCGATGACGGTCAAACGGATAACAGCCGGTTTTAGCATAAGCACTCATTTGAGTAAATCCGGTGAGGGCCAGGGGGGTGATCGGGGCTTCTGCGGCACCGACCACAACCTGCTGACATTGACCTGTGCGGATCAGTTCAAATCCTTGGGCCAGGGCCCAAAGCCCCGTAGCACAAGCGGCCATCGGTGCCATCACGGGTCCAGTGGCCCCAATCTGTCGCGCCGTAGCCATTGCCGGAGTATGGGGTAAAAGGTCCAACCAATTCACCCCCCAATTGCCGTCGCCAGGTCGGGGATTTTGACAAAATTGCCTTGCCAGTTGCTCCAACTGGCCTTGGTGAGCGCGACTGGAGCCAATCACTACCCCACAATCCGGCAGGGGTGGAACCAAACCGGCATCCTTGAGGGCGCTGGTTACCACGGGTTCGAGGAGTTGGTCTAGGCGAGCGGGATGGGGTCCAATTTGAGCCAGGGGACGGGGTGGCAGTTCGGGGAAAGGTTGGCCTAGGGCGATCGCCGACTCCGACCCCAGCAACCTCCCCCAAACCTGCTCCAAACTATCGCCCAAGGCACAAACCAGACCCATTCCGGTGACCACAATTTGCACCCCTTGATGGCCGGTTTTCACGTTTAGGAAGGACCGTTAGAACGAAGATTTTCCAGGCCCTCAACCACCTGAGCCGAGTCAATGCGATCGCCTTGTTGAATCCCGTCTACCACATCCATGCCTTCAATGACCTCACCAAAAACGGCATAATTACCATCTAAAAACTCTAGATCGCTCAAGGCAAAGTAAAACTGAGCCGATGCCGAATTCGGTGCTTGCGATCGGGCCATTGCTACCGCGCCGCGCTTATGTTTCAAGACCGGAGGTTGATTAATTCCGGCTGATTGCAAGGGTGAACCATAAACCGGACTCGGGGTGCCTTCGGGAGTAATTTCTAACGGAATAGAGCGTTCTTGACCTGTTGTCGGGTCAATAAAACCTCCGGTGCCGAACTTTTGAGGATCAGCTTGGGGGTTCTTACTTTGCGGGTCTCCCCCTTGAGCCACAAAGGGTTGCGGGTCACGCACCACCCGGTGGAATACTACCCCGTCATAGACCTGACGCTGAACCAAATCCACAAAATTCCCCGCCGTAATCGGCGCATTAGTGCCATCCACTTCAATGAGGACGTTTTGGCCCTTAATCACCATTTTCACCGTGGCTTTTCCCTCCAAACGGGGGAGATTGCTGAAGGCATCGGGGGCTTGTGCCGTTACCGGGGGTTCCGTTGGCAAGTTAGACGGTTGGGATGTCGCGTCCTGTTGAGCGCAACCTCCCATCAGCAAAGCACCTAGAATCATCACCGATACGATCCACTGCCGGATGTTAATTTCCATGTTCAGTTTCCAATACAATATGCTAACCTCGCGAGTGATATGAGATCATGATGCCCATCTTACCTAAGCTAATTTTGTGGCTCCGGGTATCGCAGGAATTGGGACCTAGTTTTAGGTTCACCCTTTCAAGTTTCTTTGAGGATTTCAGGCGATCGGTGAGGAGAAGCAGTCTATGAATTGCCTCTCTTCACCGATAGAAGTGATGCCTAAGTCCTGAGCTGTTTGTCCAAGGCCGAAGAGGACAATGCCGATTTTCACGGCTCAATTCCACTCTTTTCGTCAGAAATTGTGGACTCCACAGCAGAAAAAAATCTCAGGGTCTAAGAGAATTACCCCGGCTTACAACCCTTCGAGGGGAACCCCCAAAAACCGAGCTAATTCTGCACCTTCGTTTTCCAGTTCCGCCAAGGGGATGGGTTGACCGACGCGACTCAACGGCAGGGGATTCCGACCTTTGGTTCGCATATACATGGCTCGTTTAGGATTGAGTCCTTCTTTGACTTCGACCCGAATGGATTGGACATCTTCCAGGGGGTAGGAAATATCAATTTTACGATTTTTGCCCGGAAATCCCCACCGGAAGATGTGAACTTTGCCGGTTTCTTTATTAAATTCGTTGTAGCCAGCCCCCACATTCCAGAGAATGGTCAGCCACAGATAAAGGGAGAGCAGCAAAGCGGCTACTCCGTAGAAACCCATGACTAAGCCTTGGGGGAGAAAGATGAGCTGGGTTGGGTCTGCAAATGGCAAAAAATTGACTTTCAGATAACTGGAAAGGCTGGCTAAGAGAAAGCCGATCCCTCCTAAGTTAACGACAACGACTAGAAGGTAGTTGCTGAATCGGCGAGAGCCGATAATTTCTTTGCGAAGTACGCGATCGCTAGTAGAGATGCTTTTTGCAGTCATCGAAAAATAAGCTGGGTAAGGGAGAGAACAGAACCTTGAATTAGAGATAGCTGGTCAAGAATT from Laspinema palackyanum D2c includes these protein-coding regions:
- a CDS encoding ATP-binding protein yields the protein MDLESHRFISYFLPDQRPELCHSATIEKFPPGTVIFEENEKPDALYLVLDGKIEFSKRGGLGQYQNVAWAEENDFFGEFGVLDGQPRSARAVTCTSATIAKIPRDRLMDILERSPGKVVLQLFHHIIHYLRLTTEQYVNQMVHKHKMMAVGEMANTIIHDLKSPFTGISLANSMLKDLHQDEETQEWCNLIQAQITQMVVMTEEILEFTRGKATLNQKTFNLGESLEKFQRLNFIYWNQHNINFILRCDNIILNGDENKLMRVWQNLVGNAVEALDEQGGQIVLIAAKLGQDALIKISDSGPGIPEAIQSRLFDPFVTYGKRGGTGLGTAIALSIVEAHGGDITFESQAGKGTTFYIRLPLC
- a CDS encoding beta-ketoacyl-ACP synthase; its protein translation is MKTGHQGVQIVVTGMGLVCALGDSLEQVWGRLLGSESAIALGQPFPELPPRPLAQIGPHPARLDQLLEPVVTSALKDAGLVPPLPDCGVVIGSSRAHQGQLEQLARQFCQNPRPGDGNWGVNWLDLLPHTPAMATARQIGATGPVMAPMAACATGLWALAQGFELIRTGQCQQVVVGAAEAPITPLALTGFTQMSAYAKTGCYPFDRHREGLVLGEAAAVFVLESADFAHHRGAKKIYGKILGFGITNDARYANAPDEDATAAIAAVEQCLRRSQLHPSEIDYIHAHGTSTHLNDCTEAKLIASLFPQSVPVSSTKGATGHSLGASGALGAAFCLLAMRDRCLPSCVGLTVPEFDLDFVRRSRPTPVEHTLCFSFGFGGQNAVLALGQ
- a CDS encoding peptidylprolyl isomerase, producing the protein MEINIRQWIVSVMILGALLMGGCAQQDATSQPSNLPTEPPVTAQAPDAFSNLPRLEGKATVKMVIKGQNVLIEVDGTNAPITAGNFVDLVQRQVYDGVVFHRVVRDPQPFVAQGGDPQSKNPQADPQKFGTGGFIDPTTGQERSIPLEITPEGTPSPVYGSPLQSAGINQPPVLKHKRGAVAMARSQAPNSASAQFYFALSDLEFLDGNYAVFGEVIEGMDVVDGIQQGDRIDSAQVVEGLENLRSNGPS
- a CDS encoding photosystem I assembly protein Ycf4, which codes for MTAKSISTSDRVLRKEIIGSRRFSNYLLVVVVNLGGIGFLLASLSSYLKVNFLPFADPTQLIFLPQGLVMGFYGVAALLLSLYLWLTILWNVGAGYNEFNKETGKVHIFRWGFPGKNRKIDISYPLEDVQSIRVEVKEGLNPKRAMYMRTKGRNPLPLSRVGQPIPLAELENEGAELARFLGVPLEGL